One part of the Chryseobacterium mulctrae genome encodes these proteins:
- a CDS encoding GLPGLI family protein — protein MKNIFSILFVAVFAFANAQESKESSNRFFYELTFKPKQDSAKVDKVITVLDITDKNRSVYQDYTVISQDSITKVEMEAMQKAGVYKDLSKSLKTPKFSARIHKFYPSMKIEYVDKVANGITPVNIAYTEDLKLNWKISNEKQKIGEYNTQKATAQYGGRTWTAWFSSDIPFQDGPYKFNGLPGLIVKIEDADKNYSWVLQGNKKIKEYNEFSYIESLMQATGGKPKELTREKFDKTFNDFKKDPFASVRPMMTQEIMSRPMPGTDGTIGDMMKKQEKMYKDFYNANDNPIEKPNSVSVGNLEKVGKEKDKK, from the coding sequence ATGAAAAATATATTTTCAATACTATTTGTTGCTGTTTTTGCTTTTGCAAACGCACAAGAATCAAAAGAAAGCTCAAACCGCTTTTTTTACGAACTTACCTTTAAGCCAAAACAAGATTCTGCTAAGGTTGATAAAGTAATTACAGTACTTGATATTACAGATAAAAACAGATCTGTTTATCAGGATTACACTGTGATCTCTCAAGATTCTATTACAAAAGTAGAAATGGAAGCAATGCAAAAAGCAGGAGTTTATAAGGATCTTTCAAAATCACTTAAAACACCAAAATTTTCTGCAAGAATCCACAAATTTTATCCAAGTATGAAAATTGAGTATGTCGATAAAGTGGCGAATGGAATTACTCCGGTAAATATTGCTTATACAGAAGATTTGAAACTTAATTGGAAAATCTCAAACGAAAAGCAAAAAATTGGTGAATACAACACGCAAAAAGCAACTGCCCAATATGGAGGAAGAACTTGGACGGCTTGGTTTTCTTCAGACATTCCTTTTCAGGACGGCCCATATAAATTCAATGGACTTCCTGGTTTAATTGTAAAAATTGAAGATGCCGACAAAAATTATTCTTGGGTATTACAAGGAAATAAAAAAATAAAAGAATATAACGAGTTTTCTTATATCGAAAGCCTAATGCAAGCAACGGGTGGTAAACCAAAAGAATTGACGAGAGAAAAATTTGATAAGACTTTTAATGACTTCAAAAAAGATCCTTTTGCTTCTGTAAGACCGATGATGACCCAGGAAATAATGTCTAGACCAATGCCGGGAACTGATGGTACAATAGGAGATATGATGAAAAAGCAGGAGAAAATGTATAAAGATTTTTATAATGCAAATGATAACCCTATAGAAAAACCAAATTCTGTAAGTGTTGGAAATCTTGAAAAAGTAGGTAAAGAAAAAGACAAAAAATAA
- a CDS encoding FeoA family protein, giving the protein MKDIQLHTLSSFPKNKIGKIVDYDNDNLKMPTKIIEMGLLPETLFKILYQAPFNGPLYIEFGDEKSRIALRKEEGDFIIVEELINAGK; this is encoded by the coding sequence TTGAAGGATATTCAATTACATACATTAAGCAGCTTTCCAAAAAATAAAATTGGGAAAATAGTAGACTATGATAATGATAACCTAAAAATGCCGACCAAAATTATAGAAATGGGGCTTCTTCCCGAGACTCTGTTTAAAATTCTTTATCAGGCACCGTTTAACGGCCCCCTTTACATTGAATTTGGCGATGAAAAAAGCCGTATTGCTTTGCGTAAAGAAGAAGGAGATTTCATCATTGTAGAAGAATTGATTAATGCAGGAAAATAA
- the feoB gene encoding ferrous iron transport protein B: protein MQENNKKQILLVGNPNVGKSTVFNALSNKKQKTGNYAGVTVSSHSGNYSYKNEGVEIVDLPGSYSIYPSSEDEAIFSKFLIDGQKNYSGVVYILEALSIKRGLLLFQQIQDLGIPMILVLNQIDQAERRGIHIDVEKLSQALNIKVIQTNAKEQIGIEAIKEAVFTNDFVTSEKPSFEIPAEHKNLLDKNSENEYQSWINFTLGKNSDSESKNIIPKRLQVQETVRRYQNVDKILADVITKKAQFKELLTEKLDKVLVHKFWGYVVFLFILLIIFQCVYFLAEYPMNWIDEAFAWLSSFAGEHLPEGPINSLVSQGIVPGLGGIIIFAPQIGILLYFLYLLEDSGYMARVVFLMDRILRPFGLNGKSIVPLVSGTACAIPAVISTRNIENLKERLLTILVTPFMTCSARLPVYSIIIGLIISDATIFGIQYKALVLLGMYLLGFFVALLSAAILKNFIKEDGKTYLVMDLPTYKKPLFGYDFKLVLGKVWDFITGAGKIIFIVSIIIWVLSYFGPKQNPSEIVASDVHLDHSYLAKMGKAIEPAIAPLGYDWKMGVGILTSFVAREVFVGTMSTLYSLDDDAPEGKVIDKMRHDIKPNGEKVFNFATGVSVLLFYAFAMQCVSTLAVVYRETKSWKWTGFQVAMMTGLAYFVSLIAYQILK, encoded by the coding sequence ATGCAGGAAAATAATAAAAAACAGATACTCTTAGTAGGAAACCCGAATGTAGGAAAATCAACCGTTTTTAACGCTTTATCAAACAAAAAGCAGAAAACGGGAAACTATGCAGGTGTTACAGTATCAAGTCATTCAGGGAATTATTCTTATAAAAACGAAGGAGTTGAAATTGTAGATCTTCCCGGATCTTACAGTATTTATCCGAGTTCTGAGGATGAGGCAATTTTTTCTAAATTTCTTATTGACGGACAAAAAAACTATTCCGGAGTCGTTTATATTTTGGAAGCATTAAGCATTAAAAGAGGTCTTTTGTTATTTCAGCAGATTCAGGATCTGGGAATTCCGATGATTTTGGTTTTAAATCAAATTGATCAGGCGGAAAGAAGAGGAATTCACATTGATGTTGAAAAACTGTCTCAGGCATTGAATATTAAAGTTATTCAGACCAATGCAAAAGAACAGATAGGAATAGAAGCAATTAAAGAAGCTGTTTTCACTAATGATTTTGTGACTTCTGAAAAGCCGAGTTTTGAAATTCCTGCCGAGCATAAAAATCTTCTTGATAAAAACTCAGAGAATGAGTATCAATCTTGGATTAATTTTACGCTTGGAAAAAACTCAGATTCAGAATCAAAAAATATAATTCCGAAAAGATTACAGGTTCAGGAAACGGTAAGACGTTATCAGAATGTTGACAAGATTTTAGCGGATGTTATTACTAAAAAAGCTCAGTTTAAAGAACTTTTAACCGAGAAATTAGACAAAGTTCTTGTTCATAAATTCTGGGGATATGTAGTTTTCTTGTTTATTCTTTTAATTATTTTCCAGTGTGTTTACTTTTTGGCAGAATATCCGATGAACTGGATCGACGAAGCTTTTGCTTGGCTTTCTAGTTTTGCAGGAGAACATCTTCCGGAAGGACCAATTAATTCTTTGGTTTCACAAGGAATTGTTCCTGGTTTAGGAGGAATTATCATCTTTGCACCACAAATCGGAATTCTTCTGTATTTTCTTTATTTACTTGAAGATTCAGGTTATATGGCAAGAGTTGTTTTCCTGATGGACAGAATTTTAAGACCATTTGGATTAAACGGAAAAAGTATTGTTCCATTGGTTTCAGGTACAGCTTGTGCAATTCCTGCGGTAATTTCAACCAGAAATATTGAAAATTTAAAGGAAAGATTACTCACGATTTTGGTAACACCGTTTATGACTTGTTCTGCAAGACTTCCGGTTTACAGTATTATTATTGGCTTAATTATTTCTGATGCCACAATTTTTGGAATTCAATACAAAGCTTTGGTACTTTTAGGAATGTATCTTTTAGGCTTTTTTGTAGCTCTATTATCGGCTGCAATTCTTAAAAACTTCATTAAAGAAGATGGTAAAACTTATCTTGTGATGGACTTACCGACGTATAAAAAACCTCTTTTCGGATACGATTTTAAACTGGTTTTAGGAAAAGTTTGGGATTTCATTACCGGAGCCGGAAAGATTATCTTTATTGTAAGTATTATTATTTGGGTATTAAGTTATTTCGGTCCGAAACAAAATCCAAGTGAAATAGTTGCAAGCGATGTTCATCTAGATCATTCTTATCTGGCTAAAATGGGTAAAGCTATTGAACCTGCAATTGCGCCGCTTGGTTATGATTGGAAAATGGGAGTGGGAATTCTTACGAGTTTCGTAGCCAGAGAAGTTTTTGTAGGAACAATGTCTACTTTATACAGTTTGGATGACGATGCTCCGGAAGGAAAAGTAATCGATAAAATGAGACACGATATCAAACCGAATGGCGAAAAAGTCTTCAATTTTGCTACAGGGGTTTCGGTGTTGTTGTTTTACGCATTTGCAATGCAGTGTGTTTCTACACTTGCAGTAGTCTACAGAGAAACCAAAAGCTGGAAATGGACTGGCTTTCAGGTGGCAATGATGACCGGTTTGGCATATTTTGTGTCGTTGATAGCTTATCAAATTTTAAAGTAA
- a CDS encoding DUF4421 family protein: MNSKAVSVFFLCLSGFYSKAQTDSTKIKSYADQVMIRVNFDTNIENYTFSEGGEENLNQTILSINNKTKASLSIDYRIISATLSFAPRFFPGNNDNERKGNSSYTDFSFRFFPNRFIQAAYYKNVEGFYIENMQDLIPGWQKDRDPYIKFPDLRVQTFGGSTAYILKKDFSLKSLYTQGEWQKNSKGSWVPFLDYDFTVFRNTINGLKSKEYQYNFGANIGYFYNWVIAEKVNIAPFLTVGFGGKFTSFKDTLDNGTRGPKQNEQYVTVKSSGGLHIGYNSDRFLFGGKINFNATAYDEKENSTVENNNTYGLLYIGYRFPPPKVVERNYNKIQKKIPLL; this comes from the coding sequence TTGAATTCAAAAGCAGTCTCTGTTTTTTTTCTTTGTCTGTCTGGTTTTTATTCAAAAGCACAAACAGATAGCACAAAAATAAAGTCTTACGCAGATCAGGTAATGATTCGTGTAAACTTTGATACGAATATAGAAAACTATACTTTTTCTGAAGGTGGCGAAGAAAATTTAAATCAAACCATACTTTCTATCAATAACAAGACAAAAGCTTCCTTGTCTATTGATTACAGGATTATAAGTGCTACTTTGTCTTTTGCACCTCGATTTTTCCCCGGAAATAATGACAACGAAAGAAAAGGAAACAGTTCTTATACCGATTTCAGTTTTAGATTTTTTCCAAATAGGTTTATACAGGCTGCGTATTATAAAAATGTAGAAGGGTTTTATATCGAAAATATGCAGGATCTTATTCCGGGTTGGCAAAAAGACAGAGATCCTTACATTAAATTTCCTGATTTAAGAGTTCAGACTTTTGGTGGGTCTACAGCGTATATTTTAAAGAAAGATTTTTCATTAAAAAGCCTTTATACACAAGGTGAATGGCAAAAAAACAGCAAAGGAAGCTGGGTTCCGTTTTTAGATTATGACTTTACAGTTTTCAGAAATACTATTAATGGTTTGAAAAGTAAAGAATATCAGTATAATTTCGGGGCAAACATCGGATATTTTTACAACTGGGTGATTGCCGAAAAAGTGAATATTGCTCCGTTTTTAACTGTAGGTTTTGGTGGAAAATTTACAAGCTTTAAAGATACTTTAGATAATGGAACAAGAGGACCCAAACAAAATGAGCAATATGTAACAGTAAAAAGTTCAGGAGGTTTGCATATAGGATACAATTCTGACCGTTTCCTTTTTGGCGGGAAAATTAATTTTAATGCAACAGCTTATGACGAAAAAGAAAATTCTACGGTAGAAAATAATAATACTTATGGGCTTCTGTACATCGGTTATCGCTTTCCACCTCCAAAAGTGGTAGAAAGAAATTATAATAAAATTCAGAAAAAAATTCCGCTACTCTGA
- the glmM gene encoding phosphoglucosamine mutase, protein MSLIKSISGIRGTIGGKVGDNLTPLDVVKFASAFGTWLQNNKNKKDLTLIIGRDARISGSMVNSLVTATLQGLGINVVDLGLSTTPTVEVMVPELNADGGIILTASHNPKQWNALKLLNEKGEFINGENGAEVLALAESEDFNYAEVDDLGQYETREDAFDIHIQKILDLPMIDVKAIKAKKYKIVLDAVNSTGGIAIPMLLDQLGCETIKLYCEPNGQFPHNPEPLKEHLGDICELVKKENADFGVVVDPDVDRLALVDETGEMFGEEYTLVAVADYLLKNKNGVAISNLSSSRALRDVAQTHNSEYFASAVGEVNVVNLMKEKNAVIGGEGNGGIIYPDLHYGRDSLVGVALFLTHLAKENKTVSELRAGYPSYFMGKKKIELTPEINVDDLLTKMEKEYQNEEVSTVDGVKIDFENNWVHLRKSNTEPIIRIYTEAKSQEEADKLGDDMIAKIKSLI, encoded by the coding sequence ATGTCATTAATAAAAAGTATTTCGGGAATTCGCGGAACGATTGGTGGAAAAGTTGGTGATAATTTAACACCGCTTGATGTTGTAAAATTTGCTTCTGCTTTCGGAACCTGGCTTCAGAACAATAAAAATAAAAAAGACTTAACCCTGATTATTGGTCGTGATGCGAGAATTTCCGGCTCGATGGTCAATTCTTTAGTAACAGCAACGTTACAGGGATTGGGAATTAATGTGGTTGATTTAGGACTTTCTACAACTCCTACTGTTGAGGTAATGGTTCCTGAATTAAACGCAGATGGTGGAATTATCTTAACGGCTTCTCACAATCCCAAACAATGGAATGCATTGAAGTTATTAAATGAAAAAGGAGAATTCATCAACGGAGAAAACGGTGCTGAAGTTTTAGCTTTGGCTGAAAGCGAAGATTTCAACTATGCTGAAGTTGATGATTTAGGTCAGTATGAAACCAGAGAAGATGCTTTTGATATTCACATTCAGAAGATTCTTGATTTGCCGATGATTGATGTAAAAGCAATTAAAGCTAAAAAATATAAAATCGTCTTAGATGCTGTAAATTCTACAGGCGGAATTGCAATTCCTATGCTTTTGGATCAATTAGGTTGCGAAACAATTAAATTATACTGCGAACCAAACGGACAGTTTCCTCACAATCCTGAACCGTTGAAAGAGCATTTAGGAGATATTTGTGAACTGGTAAAGAAAGAAAATGCAGATTTTGGCGTTGTTGTAGACCCGGATGTAGACAGATTGGCTTTGGTTGATGAAACTGGAGAAATGTTTGGTGAAGAATATACTTTGGTTGCCGTTGCAGATTATTTATTGAAAAATAAAAATGGTGTGGCGATTTCAAACCTTTCTTCAAGCCGTGCTTTAAGAGATGTTGCGCAGACTCACAATTCAGAATACTTTGCAAGTGCAGTAGGAGAGGTGAATGTGGTGAATTTAATGAAAGAAAAAAATGCTGTAATTGGAGGTGAAGGAAACGGTGGAATTATCTATCCTGATCTTCATTACGGAAGAGATTCTTTGGTAGGAGTTGCTTTGTTTTTAACGCATTTGGCAAAAGAAAACAAAACGGTTTCCGAACTGAGAGCTGGCTATCCAAGCTATTTTATGGGTAAAAAGAAAATTGAGCTGACTCCGGAAATTAATGTGGATGATCTTTTAACTAAAATGGAAAAAGAATATCAAAATGAAGAGGTTTCTACAGTTGACGGCGTAAAAATAGATTTTGAAAACAATTGGGTTCACCTTCGTAAATCGAATACAGAACCGATTATCAGAATTTATACAGAGGCTAAATCTCAGGAAGAAGCCGATAAATTGGGTGATGATATGATCGCAAAGATCAAAAGTTTGATTTAA